In one Gracilinanus agilis isolate LMUSP501 chromosome 6, AgileGrace, whole genome shotgun sequence genomic region, the following are encoded:
- the LOC123252331 gene encoding guanine nucleotide exchange factor VAV2-like: protein MKHFNQIVTLACGQSFCQQCLIWSLGEVDRLHPCPECRRVFQMNSLEHSLSEEPTDNEHYVYLNSQELTDEHGLEEHIYECIPSEDEGEDICEHMAAFKDQKNICGYQQTLKKGMTEEEKRNLCLQEIHLTEAKYCKTLKDIEKNYMNPLKLLLSPLERTAIFINLEELIKVQESFLRAIDVSVMAGGNRLAKVFLEFKEKLLVYGEYCSNMEYAQKTLSHLLVSREDFRQKVKECSLKVHYGHFALEDLLVVPMQRILKYHLLLKELLKHSADPQEREQLQQALEAMQDLAMHINEVKRDKETLKKISEFQNSIENLQVKLEEFGKPKIHGKLKVQCISRNHTKQDRHLFLFDKVVLVCKIKGTKYKLQEILDLLFYKMTDDAVNNKNTRKWSYGFSLIHLQGKQGFQFFCKTEDMKRKWMEQFEMAMSNIKPEKASANHHNFQMNTFDKTINCEACKMFLKGTFYQGYLCTKCGVGAHKECLEVIPPCKITSPKNLNILGVRVLPKLVAMQSYHGIPSPPGKSGLTFQAGDVIELLRGPPDSQWWEGRLMQTKKSGYFPSSSVKPWSEESQPPSSRTLSGEIDCTRYRWFAGNMEREEAEKVLKFLKTGTYLIRERPVEAEPFFLSIKFKNEVKHIKVMKKVNSIYITESKMFESLL from the exons ATGAAGCACTTCAACCAAATAGTGACCTTGGCCTGTGGTCAAAGCTTTTGCCAACAGTGCCTGATCTGGAGCTTGGGAGAAGTTGACCGCCTCCATCCTTGTCCTGAGTGCAGAAGAGTCTTTCAGATGAACTCCTTAGAACACTCCCTCTCAGAAGAGCCCACAGATAATGAACATTACGTATATCTGAACTCCCAAGAGTTGACTGATGAACATGGTCTGGAGGAGCATATCTATGAATGTATCCCATCTGAAGATGAAGGTGAGGATATCTGTGAGCATATGGCTGCATTCAAAGACCAAAAGAATATCTGTGGCT ACCAACAGACTTTGAAAAAGGGAAtgacagaagaagagaaaagaaatctctGCTTACAAGAGATTCATTTAACAGAAGCCAAATACTGCAAGACTCTTAAAGACATAGAAAAGAATTACATGAATCCTCTGAAGCTGTTGCTGAGCCCTCTGGAAAGGACAGCTATCTTTATTAACCTGGAGGAGCTAATTAAAGTGCAGGAGAGCTTTCTAAGGGCCATTGATGTATCAGTGATGGCTGGAGGGAACAGGCTGGCTAAAGTCTTTctagaattcaaagaaaagctACTGGTCTATGGGGAATACTGCAGCAACATGGAGTATGCCCAGAAGACTCTGAGTCATCTTCTTGTCAGTCGAGAAGATTTCAGGCAAAAAGTAAAGGAGTGCAGCTTGAAGGTCCATTACGGGCATTTTGCATTAGAAGATCTGCTAGTTGTGCCAATGCAACGGATTCTGAAGTATCATCTCCTTCTGAAGGAACTCCTCAAGCACTCTGCAGACCCTCAGGAGAGAGAGCAGCTCCAGCAAGCACTGGAGGCCATGCAGGACTTGGCAATGCACATAAATGAAGTCAAAAGGGACAAAGAAACCTTGAAGAAAATCAGTGAATTTCAGAATTCCATAGAAAACTTGCAAGTGAAACTGGAAGAATTTGGGAAGCCAAAGATTCATGGGAAATTGAAAGTCCAATGCATCTCCAGAAACCATACCAAACAGGATaggcatttatttttgtttgataaAGTGGTGCTTGTCTGTAAGATAAAAGGCACTAAGTACAAGCTCCAAGAGATCCTTGATCTGCTCTTTTACAAGATGACAGATGATGCAGTGAATAATAAGAACACTAGGAAGTGGTCTTATGGGTTCTCCTTAATTCACCTGCAAGGAAAGCAGGGCTTCCAGTTTTTCTGCAAGACTGAAgacatgaaaagaaaatggatggaGCAGTTTGAAATGGCAATGTCCAACATTAAACCAGAGAAGGCCAGTGCAAACCATCACAACTTCCAGATGAACACATTCGACAAGACAATCAACTGTGAAGCATGTAAGATGTTCTTAAAGGGGACTTTCTATCAAGGCTATCTTTGTACTAAATGTGGGGTGGGAGCACATAAGGAATGCTTAGAAGTGATTCCACCTTGCAAGATTACTTCTCCTAAGAACCTGAACATACTAGGTGTGAGAGTGCTTCCTAAGTTGGTGGCAATGCAGAGTTACCATGGTATTCCATCTCCACCTGGCAAGTCAGGGTTAACATTCCAAGCAGGTGATGTGATTGAACTTCTTAGAGGTCCCCCTGACTCTCAGTGGTGGGAAGGAAGGTTAATGCAAACCAAGAAGTCAGGTTATTTTCCTAGTTCATCTGTGAAGCCCTGGTCTGAGGAGAGCCAGCCTCCAAGCAGCAGGACCCTATCTGGAGAAATAGACTGTACAAGATACCGTTGGTTTGCAGGTAATATGGAGCGAGAAGAGGCTGAAAAAGTGTTGAAATTTCTTAAAACTGGGACATACTTGATCAGAGAAAGACCTGTAGAAGCTGAGCCATTTTTCTTAAGTATAAAGTTCAAGAATGAAGTGAAACACATTAAGGTGATGAAGAAAGTCAACTCAATTTACATCACAGAATCTAAGATGTTTGAAAGTTTATTGTAG